The Natronocella acetinitrilica DNA segment GGCCGGCCATGAAATCCCGGAACGGCTGCAGTGCCGCCTGCATGGCCTCATCCGCCGCCATCTCCTCGGCCATGTAGGGCTCGGCGGCCTCGTAATAGACCTGCTCGAACACCGGCCACATGATGAACAGCGTCAGGAAAAAGGCGAGCCCGACCAGGACCTGGTTGGATGGCGTGGACGCGGTGCCAATGGCATTACGTAGTATGCCGAGGACGACAATGATGCGGGTGAAGGCCGTCATCATCAGCATGGCGGCGGGCAGCAGGGTCAGCACCGTCATCAGTGCCAGCACCTGCAGGCTGATGCTGTAGGACGTGCCCTCGTCCGACTCAGTCACCGTGATGGCGTCGAGTCCACCCACCTGGGCCATGCCCGTGGCCGGGACCAGCAATGCCGATACCGCCAGCAGCGGCACCGCCACGCGCCGCCAGGGCGCTGTCAGTCGCTTGAGAAGTTGAAGTTGCCGCATGCTGCCCCGATCCGTCTACCCGATTCAGTGATGCTGGAACCGGGGCGGACTCGGGGCCGGTCAGGAAGAGGGGTCCTTGCGGGAGGGCCGGTTCTGGGCCATCACCTGGTGCAGTCGGGAGGCAAAGCCCTGCTGCTCGTCTCTTCCGCGACCAGCGCCGGTATCGGACCCGGACACCTCCAGCGGTTGATCGAGCACATGCAAAGTCTGTACCCGCCCCGGGGCCACACCAAGAAGTATTTGCTGATCACCAACTTGCAGCAACACGACGCGCTCACGGTTGCCCACTGACACGCCGCCCAGCACCCGCATCCTGCCAGCGGCGGAACCCGCCACATTGCCCATGCGGCGGACGATCCAGCCCAGCGCCACAATGGCCGCCAGAACGGCCACCAGCCCCAGGCTGACGCGAATCAGGGCAGCGGAATCAAGACCGGGGGAAGCACCACTGTCCTGGGCCATCGCGGCAATGGGCGCCAGAAATCCGACGCCCAGCACCACGGCTCCGACAAAAGCCTGGCGCACGCTTGGGGAGAGGGACCTGGGGATGGCGATCATCAGCGCAGCTTCTTGACGCGCTCGGAGGGGCTGATCACATCGGTAAGCCGGATGCCGAAGCGATCGTTGACCACCACCACTTCACCATGGGCAATCAGCGTTCCGTTGACCAGCACATCCAGTGGCTCACCGGCCAGGCGGTCGAGTTCGACCACCGAGCCCTGGTTGAGCTGCAGCAGGTTGCGAATGCTGATCTTGGTGCGACCGATTTCCATGGCCAGGGTGACCGGAATGTCGAGGATGACATCCAGATTGCGGTGCTCTTCGATGGATTGCTCGCCCTCATCACGCAGCGATTCCAGCTTGGCTGGATTCACATCGCCCTTGCCGCTGGCGCCGGACTCGGCATCGGACTGCTCCGCCAGGGCTGCCGCCCAATCGTCCGCCGCGGCCTGTTCCTCGCTGTCGGGTTTGTTCTGCTCACTCATGTGTCTTGCTCCCGATGGTCAGGGCCCGGTCGTTTTCAACCCGCACCTTGTCCGTAATCTTGATGGCTGCCTGGCCCTCGGCCTGTCCGTAGCGCCCCCGGAAAATCGGCACCCCTTCGGCCTCGAGGATCACCGTCTCCGGCATGTCGCAGGGGATGATGTCCCCCGCCTTGAGTCGGCGCAGGTCACGCAGGCTGATCTGTACTTGTGTCAGCGTGCTGGAGAGCTCCACATCGGCGGATTTCATCTCTTCGCGCAGGGAGCGCGTCCAGCGCTCGTCCACCTCGTTGCGATCGCTCTGCACCCCGGCGTTGAGCTGCTCGCGGATGGGCTCGATGTTGGTGTACGGAATGGTCACGTGGAACTCACCACCGCCGCCGTCCAGTTCGATCTGGAACTTGCAGATCACCACCACCTCGGAGGGGCTGACGATGTTGGCGAACTGCGGGTTGACCTCGGAATTCAGATACTCGAACTCCACCGGCATCACCGGCGCCCAGGCCTCCTGCAGGTCGCTGAAGGCCTGGTCCAGCACCATGCGTACCACACGCAACTCCGTGGACGTGAACTCGCGCCCTTCGATCTTGGTGTAGTAGCGGCCATCACCGCCGAAGAAATTGTCCAC contains these protein-coding regions:
- the fliP gene encoding flagellar type III secretion system pore protein FliP (The bacterial flagellar biogenesis protein FliP forms a type III secretion system (T3SS)-type pore required for flagellar assembly.) is translated as MRQLQLLKRLTAPWRRVAVPLLAVSALLVPATGMAQVGGLDAITVTESDEGTSYSISLQVLALMTVLTLLPAAMLMMTAFTRIIVVLGILRNAIGTASTPSNQVLVGLAFFLTLFIMWPVFEQVYYEAAEPYMAEEMAADEAMQAALQPFRDFMAGQTRQEDLAMFMRISDNGPVASIDEVPFSVLVPAFVTSELKTAFQIGFILFLPFLIIDLVVSSTLMSMGMLMLSPMIISLPFKIMLFVLVDGWSLIMGTLAASFVT
- the fliO gene encoding flagellar biosynthetic protein FliO, which codes for MIAIPRSLSPSVRQAFVGAVVLGVGFLAPIAAMAQDSGASPGLDSAALIRVSLGLVAVLAAIVALGWIVRRMGNVAGSAAGRMRVLGGVSVGNRERVVLLQVGDQQILLGVAPGRVQTLHVLDQPLEVSGSDTGAGRGRDEQQGFASRLHQVMAQNRPSRKDPSS
- the fliN gene encoding flagellar motor switch protein FliN; the protein is MSEQNKPDSEEQAAADDWAAALAEQSDAESGASGKGDVNPAKLESLRDEGEQSIEEHRNLDVILDIPVTLAMEIGRTKISIRNLLQLNQGSVVELDRLAGEPLDVLVNGTLIAHGEVVVVNDRFGIRLTDVISPSERVKKLR
- the fliM gene encoding flagellar motor switch protein FliM, which codes for MANQDILSQDEIDALLHGVEGGDLDEGGDEAAPGQARSFDFESQERIVRGRMPTLEMINERFARLFRIGLFNMLRRTPEVSIHGVDMMKFGEYIHTLFVPTSLNIVRINPLRGSALCIVDPKLVFVLVDNFFGGDGRYYTKIEGREFTSTELRVVRMVLDQAFSDLQEAWAPVMPVEFEYLNSEVNPQFANIVSPSEVVVICKFQIELDGGGGEFHVTIPYTNIEPIREQLNAGVQSDRNEVDERWTRSLREEMKSADVELSSTLTQVQISLRDLRRLKAGDIIPCDMPETVILEAEGVPIFRGRYGQAEGQAAIKITDKVRVENDRALTIGSKTHE